Proteins from one Dethiosulfovibrio russensis genomic window:
- a CDS encoding response regulator transcription factor, with product MRILMIGDKDNVGVGESQNLFSDLSREFTVVRISDPEEGLEMLKSNKYDCVIIDRKDAEDNCGMDLVDFNKESGMGLPILIISADKTVDDLVAMFERGADDYVASPCDGREIIARVHSLIRRSAQCHRPLLTCGRLILDPVARECKVDGTSVPLRRREFDILEILMRHDNQVFSRERIISEVWQKEYDGTSNVVDVHIKYLRDKLREHKMDSIVVTVRGVGYKVQCSECS from the coding sequence ATGAGAATTCTTATGATAGGGGATAAGGACAACGTAGGCGTCGGTGAAAGCCAGAATCTGTTCAGCGATCTATCTCGAGAGTTTACCGTAGTCCGCATCAGCGATCCAGAGGAGGGCCTGGAGATGCTGAAGTCCAACAAGTACGACTGCGTCATAATAGACAGAAAAGACGCTGAGGACAACTGCGGGATGGACCTGGTCGACTTCAACAAGGAAAGTGGAATGGGACTGCCCATATTGATAATATCGGCCGATAAGACCGTGGACGACCTGGTCGCTATGTTTGAGAGAGGGGCCGACGACTACGTGGCCTCGCCCTGCGACGGAAGAGAGATCATCGCCAGAGTACATTCTCTCATAAGGAGAAGCGCTCAGTGCCATAGGCCTCTCCTCACCTGCGGCAGACTCATACTGGATCCTGTGGCGAGGGAATGCAAAGTCGACGGAACCTCCGTGCCCCTCAGAAGACGGGAGTTCGATATTCTCGAGATCCTCATGCGCCACGACAACCAGGTGTTCAGCAGAGAGAGGATCATATCCGAGGTATGGCAGAAGGAATACGACGGAACCAGCAACGTGGTCGACGTCCACATAAAGTACCTCAGGGACAAGCTCAGAGAACACAAGATGGACTCCATAGTCGTAACGGTAAGAGGCGTCGGCTACAAGGTCCAGTGCAGTGAATGCAGCTAA
- the rpsO gene encoding 30S ribosomal protein S15: MLSKEEKNVIIEDFHSHSTDTGSPEVQVAILTKRIRDLTEHLKVHKHDFHSKKGLLTMVGRRRKMLRYLRNKDFNRYKTLIERLGLRH, encoded by the coding sequence ATGCTTTCCAAAGAAGAGAAGAACGTAATCATCGAGGATTTTCACTCCCATTCCACCGATACCGGGTCTCCCGAGGTCCAAGTGGCGATCCTTACCAAGAGGATCAGAGATCTGACCGAGCATCTCAAGGTGCATAAGCACGACTTCCACTCCAAGAAGGGGCTTCTTACAATGGTCGGACGTCGTAGGAAGATGTTGAGATACCTCAGGAACAAGGATTTCAACAGATACAAGACCCTTATCGAGAGGCTCGGCCTGAGACACTAA
- a CDS encoding polyribonucleotide nucleotidyltransferase: MQDVYRVRVGEEELVFETGKVAKQANGSVWARQGDTVILTTACMTDKPREGLDFFPLLVDFEERFYSAGKIPGGFIKREGRPSQTAILSARVIDRSIRSLFEGWMRHDVHVVSTVLSVDQQNPPNILAINAASAALTISDIPWGGPVGAVRIGNIDGSLVVNPTEEMMENSSLELVVSGHADGITMVEAGAQEVPEDLLVDAMELAQGEIKRIVDLQLRMREEIGKDKIVIDPPVKVPEIDCWVEENLKSDIAEAVMIHDKKQRGVAVRALEDRAREHFAEEFPDKGGYISGAVEHWVKAMMRKITVTEKRRADGRKTDELRSLSCEVDVLPKVHGSAVFTRGETQSLATATLGMLGEDDQLIDGLKHNEPNKSFLLHYNFPPYSVGEVRPMRGPGRREIGHGALAERALTPIIPDDTEFPYVVRVVSDILESNGSSSQASICGGSLALMSAGVPIKRHVAGIAMGLIKEGDDVVVLTDIQGLEDHYGDMDFKVAGTREGVTALQMDNKAGGITREILKQALGQAKDARMAILDVMEQAISTPGDLSPNAPRMYTMMINVDKIRDVIGPGGKVIRGITQETGAKVNIDDDGQILIAGASQEEVNAAIKMIDDIVREVQAGEVFQGKVTRLMAFGAFVEVLPGKEGLLHVSEISTHRVGKVEDVFKPGDPVLVMVREIDDMGRINLTRKKILADESKVKEAGLESCLSFEAERDEAIAALPPAPAGNDRRRPGGDDRRRGGNGGRRNDRR, from the coding sequence ATGCAGGATGTTTATCGAGTGAGAGTTGGAGAAGAAGAGCTGGTCTTCGAGACCGGTAAGGTAGCCAAGCAGGCCAACGGATCGGTATGGGCCAGGCAGGGCGACACGGTCATACTTACGACCGCTTGTATGACCGATAAGCCGAGAGAGGGATTGGATTTTTTCCCCCTTCTGGTCGATTTTGAGGAGCGATTTTACTCCGCAGGGAAGATCCCCGGCGGTTTCATAAAGAGGGAGGGCCGTCCTTCCCAGACCGCTATTTTAAGTGCCAGGGTCATAGACAGGTCGATCCGTTCTCTTTTCGAGGGCTGGATGAGGCACGACGTGCACGTGGTCTCCACCGTCCTTTCTGTGGACCAGCAGAATCCGCCTAATATACTGGCAATAAACGCCGCTTCTGCGGCCCTGACCATATCCGATATCCCATGGGGTGGTCCTGTAGGTGCGGTACGTATAGGCAATATAGATGGTTCCCTGGTGGTTAACCCCACGGAGGAGATGATGGAGAACAGTTCTTTGGAGCTGGTCGTCTCCGGTCACGCCGACGGCATCACAATGGTCGAGGCGGGAGCCCAGGAGGTCCCGGAGGATCTTCTGGTGGACGCCATGGAGCTTGCCCAGGGAGAGATAAAGAGGATCGTCGATCTCCAGCTACGCATGAGAGAGGAGATCGGCAAGGACAAGATCGTAATAGATCCTCCTGTCAAGGTTCCCGAGATAGATTGCTGGGTGGAGGAGAACCTCAAGTCCGACATCGCCGAAGCCGTTATGATACACGATAAAAAACAAAGAGGCGTTGCCGTTCGAGCTCTGGAGGATAGAGCCCGGGAGCATTTTGCCGAGGAATTCCCCGATAAGGGAGGATATATATCCGGTGCCGTCGAGCATTGGGTTAAGGCCATGATGCGCAAAATCACCGTGACGGAGAAGCGCCGCGCCGACGGTCGAAAGACCGACGAACTCCGTTCTCTGAGCTGTGAGGTCGACGTCCTTCCCAAGGTTCACGGATCCGCCGTGTTTACCAGAGGGGAGACCCAGTCTCTGGCGACGGCTACTTTAGGTATGTTGGGCGAGGACGATCAGCTTATAGACGGTCTCAAACACAACGAGCCGAACAAGAGCTTCCTGCTTCACTATAACTTCCCGCCTTATTCGGTTGGAGAGGTTCGTCCCATGAGAGGACCGGGACGAAGGGAAATAGGACACGGCGCCTTAGCTGAGAGGGCCTTGACTCCCATTATTCCCGACGATACCGAATTCCCCTACGTGGTCAGGGTGGTGTCGGATATCCTTGAATCCAACGGCTCTAGCTCCCAGGCCTCCATATGTGGGGGTAGTCTGGCCCTTATGAGTGCCGGAGTTCCCATAAAGAGGCATGTTGCCGGCATAGCGATGGGACTGATCAAAGAGGGAGACGACGTCGTGGTTCTCACCGATATACAGGGACTGGAGGACCACTACGGCGACATGGACTTCAAGGTCGCCGGTACCCGCGAAGGGGTCACAGCCCTTCAGATGGACAACAAGGCCGGAGGTATAACCAGGGAGATACTGAAGCAGGCTCTAGGACAGGCCAAAGACGCCAGGATGGCGATCCTCGACGTTATGGAGCAGGCCATATCCACCCCCGGAGATCTCTCTCCCAACGCTCCCAGGATGTACACCATGATGATAAACGTGGATAAGATCCGAGACGTCATAGGCCCTGGAGGCAAGGTTATCAGGGGGATTACCCAGGAGACGGGGGCCAAGGTCAACATAGACGACGACGGTCAGATTCTGATTGCCGGAGCCTCCCAGGAAGAGGTCAACGCGGCGATCAAGATGATCGACGACATAGTCAGGGAGGTCCAGGCCGGAGAGGTCTTCCAGGGTAAGGTGACCCGTCTCATGGCCTTCGGAGCCTTCGTGGAGGTCCTGCCAGGCAAGGAGGGACTGCTCCACGTCAGCGAGATCAGTACCCACAGGGTAGGAAAGGTCGAGGATGTATTCAAACCCGGCGATCCTGTGCTGGTGATGGTCCGAGAGATCGACGATATGGGCAGGATAAACCTGACCAGAAAGAAGATTCTGGCCGACGAGTCGAAGGTCAAGGAAGCCGGACTGGAGTCCTGTCTGTCTTTCGAGGCCGAGAGGGACGAGGCTATAGCTGCCCTGCCGCCCGCACCTGCCGGCAACGACAGACGCAGGCCTGGCGGAGACGATCGTCGAAGAGGCGGTAACGGCGGTCGTAGAAACGATCGCAGATAA
- the dut gene encoding dUTP diphosphatase: MEIRIPVVREGEALRLPLPGYETNGSAGMDLIAAESVVIPQGKCMTVGTGIRIAVPEGFEAQVRPRSGLALKRGLVVPNSPGTIDSDYRGELRVIMMNLGDSPFEVAVGDRIAQLVIAPVARACWEEVATLESTDRGSGGFGSTGISIPSRK, encoded by the coding sequence ATGGAGATACGTATCCCCGTGGTACGGGAAGGGGAAGCCTTAAGGCTTCCCCTTCCCGGCTATGAGACGAATGGTTCCGCCGGTATGGACCTGATAGCGGCGGAATCTGTGGTGATCCCTCAGGGAAAATGCATGACGGTGGGAACCGGAATCAGAATAGCGGTTCCCGAGGGGTTCGAGGCCCAGGTCCGACCAAGAAGCGGCCTGGCTCTCAAGAGAGGTCTGGTGGTTCCGAACTCTCCCGGAACCATAGATTCGGATTACAGAGGGGAGCTCAGGGTAATAATGATGAACCTGGGAGATAGTCCCTTCGAGGTGGCCGTAGGCGACAGGATCGCCCAATTGGTGATCGCTCCAGTCGCGAGAGCCTGCTGGGAGGAGGTCGCTACTCTGGAATCCACCGATAGAGGCTCCGGTGGATTCGGTAGCACCGGCATCTCGATCCCTTCGAGGAAGTAG
- the thrS gene encoding threonine--tRNA ligase, producing the protein MYRFSGPAGQLLESEKAVVGDILKEWKLEKGALAAKVNGEELDLDVEVSCDASVEPITSDTEEGLEILRHSTAHLLAQAATRLFPGAVVAIGPVIKDGFYYDIEFKEPISETDLPAFEKEMRRIVKRGIPLKRQRVSREEAIELFKERKDPYKVEILEGIDDDSVNLYWQEEYVDLCRGPHVPNTRVLQNFKLLSVAGAYWRGDENNIMLTRIYGTAFATKEELEAYVTRMEEAKKRDHRKIGRELGLFSLHKEGPGFPFFHPKGMVVINTLIDFWSKVHRKNGYDQIRTPLILNRDLWIQSGHWDHYRENMYFTEIDDQPYAIKPMNCPGGILVYKSDLHSYRDLPLRLGELGIVHRHEKSGVLHGLMRVRCFTQDDAHHYCTPDQIKDEVSLIMDMVDYIYSEVFGFKFHVELSTRPDNSMGSDEMWELAERSLREVLEERGTNYVLNPGDGAFYGPKIDFHLEDCIGRTWQCGTIQLDFQMPEKFDVTYIGSDGKEHRPAMLHRTILGSIERFLGILIEHYAGAFPFWIAPVQVKILAVGEDHVDYAKDLKALLQDREYRVELDCRDEKLGRKIRDAQMEKVPFMLVVGDRELETDTVSVRDRSEGDKGSMSKEDLLELLKGQFSPL; encoded by the coding sequence ATGTATCGTTTTTCCGGTCCCGCCGGGCAGCTTCTCGAGTCGGAGAAGGCTGTCGTCGGCGATATCTTAAAGGAATGGAAGCTTGAAAAGGGAGCTCTCGCGGCCAAGGTGAACGGAGAGGAGCTGGATCTCGACGTAGAGGTCTCCTGCGACGCCTCGGTGGAGCCCATTACCTCCGATACCGAAGAGGGTCTGGAGATATTGAGACACTCGACCGCCCATCTTTTGGCCCAGGCAGCCACAAGGCTCTTCCCGGGCGCCGTGGTCGCCATAGGTCCGGTGATAAAGGACGGTTTCTACTACGATATAGAGTTCAAGGAGCCCATCTCCGAGACGGATCTGCCCGCCTTTGAGAAGGAGATGCGCAGGATAGTCAAGAGGGGAATACCCCTGAAGCGTCAGCGAGTCTCCAGAGAAGAGGCCATAGAACTCTTCAAGGAAAGGAAGGATCCCTATAAGGTCGAGATACTGGAGGGGATAGACGACGATTCGGTCAACCTGTATTGGCAGGAGGAATACGTCGATCTCTGCCGGGGACCTCACGTTCCCAACACCAGGGTGCTTCAGAACTTCAAGCTTCTCTCCGTCGCCGGTGCCTATTGGAGAGGCGACGAGAACAATATCATGCTTACCCGTATATACGGAACCGCCTTCGCAACGAAGGAGGAACTGGAGGCCTACGTCACCAGGATGGAGGAGGCCAAGAAGAGGGATCACCGCAAAATAGGCCGTGAGCTGGGTTTGTTCTCTCTCCACAAGGAAGGCCCGGGGTTCCCGTTCTTCCATCCCAAGGGCATGGTGGTCATAAATACCCTGATAGACTTCTGGAGCAAGGTGCACAGAAAGAACGGCTACGATCAGATAAGGACTCCTCTGATTCTGAACAGAGACCTTTGGATACAGTCGGGGCATTGGGATCACTACAGGGAAAACATGTATTTTACCGAGATAGACGATCAGCCCTACGCCATAAAACCTATGAACTGTCCCGGAGGGATCCTGGTCTATAAGTCGGATCTTCACAGCTATAGGGATCTTCCCCTCAGGCTCGGCGAGCTTGGAATAGTCCATAGACACGAGAAATCCGGAGTGTTGCACGGTCTGATGAGGGTCCGTTGCTTTACCCAGGACGACGCACATCACTATTGCACTCCCGATCAGATCAAGGACGAGGTCTCCCTGATCATGGACATGGTGGACTACATATACTCCGAGGTGTTCGGCTTCAAGTTCCACGTGGAACTGTCCACCAGGCCGGATAACTCCATGGGTAGCGACGAGATGTGGGAGTTGGCCGAGAGATCTCTGAGAGAGGTGCTGGAGGAGAGGGGAACTAACTACGTTCTCAACCCCGGAGACGGAGCTTTCTACGGTCCCAAGATAGACTTCCATCTGGAGGACTGCATAGGTAGGACCTGGCAGTGTGGGACCATCCAGCTCGACTTCCAGATGCCGGAGAAGTTCGACGTCACCTACATAGGCTCGGACGGGAAGGAACATCGTCCTGCTATGCTCCACAGGACCATATTGGGAAGCATCGAGCGTTTCCTCGGCATACTGATAGAGCATTACGCAGGGGCCTTCCCCTTCTGGATCGCTCCCGTTCAGGTGAAGATTCTCGCAGTAGGGGAAGACCACGTCGATTACGCCAAGGATTTGAAGGCATTGCTCCAGGATCGGGAATATAGGGTTGAACTGGACTGTCGGGACGAAAAGCTCGGCAGGAAGATCAGAGATGCTCAGATGGAGAAGGTTCCCTTTATGCTGGTCGTCGGAGACAGAGAGCTGGAGACCGACACCGTCTCGGTCAGAGATCGGTCCGAAGGGGATAAAGGATCCATGAGCAAGGAGGATCTACTGGAGCTGCTTAAAGGGCAGTTCTCCCCCTTATAG
- the infC gene encoding translation initiation factor IF-3 — MAKKLSDEPRVNEEITAREVLVIDDQGGKLGVLPISEALDLSAGKELDLVEVAPGAKPPVCRILDYGKFRYQQQKREKDARKKQKTQTLKEMKMRPKIDEHDYNFKTKAIRSFLENGHRVKVSIFFRGREMAFLDRGKEVLDRVAKDCEDLGKMEGFPRMEGRYMRMMMTPVQQKEVKKSPKSESDQGE, encoded by the coding sequence ATAGCTAAGAAGCTTTCTGACGAGCCGAGAGTCAACGAGGAGATAACCGCACGAGAGGTCCTGGTTATAGACGATCAAGGTGGAAAATTGGGAGTCCTTCCCATAAGCGAAGCCCTGGATCTGTCGGCAGGAAAGGAACTGGACCTGGTGGAGGTGGCTCCGGGAGCCAAGCCGCCGGTCTGCCGCATCCTGGATTACGGTAAGTTCAGGTATCAGCAGCAGAAGCGGGAGAAGGACGCTCGTAAGAAACAGAAGACCCAGACTCTCAAGGAAATGAAGATGCGTCCGAAGATCGACGAACACGATTATAACTTCAAGACCAAGGCCATTAGGAGTTTCCTGGAGAACGGTCACAGGGTGAAGGTCTCCATATTCTTCAGGGGTAGGGAGATGGCGTTCCTGGATCGCGGTAAGGAAGTGCTGGACAGGGTAGCCAAGGACTGCGAGGACCTCGGTAAGATGGAGGGCTTTCCCCGTATGGAAGGACGTTACATGCGGATGATGATGACCCCGGTCCAGCAGAAAGAGGTCAAAAAATCCCCTAAGAGCGAAAGCGATCAAGGGGAATAA
- the rpmI gene encoding 50S ribosomal protein L35: protein MPKMKTHSGAKKRFSFTGTGKVSYKKSGRAHKLKTKNASRLRRLRQDGILNDTLTETMKKMMPYA, encoded by the coding sequence ATGCCTAAGATGAAAACCCACTCCGGCGCTAAAAAGCGTTTCTCTTTCACCGGAACGGGAAAGGTATCCTATAAGAAATCCGGTCGCGCTCACAAGCTCAAGACGAAGAACGCCAGTCGCCTTCGTCGCCTTCGTCAGGACGGTATCCTTAACGACACTTTGACCGAGACGATGAAGAAAATGATGCCCTACGCCTAA
- the rplT gene encoding 50S ribosomal protein L20: MRVAAASSSDRKRKKLFSITKGYFGRKKNVYRRAREAFLHSLTRMYADRKLRKRDFRRLWITRINAAARINGMNYSNLINGLKRSGVEVNRKMLADLAVNDMPAFEALAVKAKEALNQA, encoded by the coding sequence ATGCGTGTTGCTGCTGCCAGCTCTAGCGATAGAAAACGCAAAAAGCTGTTTTCCATAACTAAAGGTTATTTCGGAAGAAAGAAGAACGTCTATCGTCGTGCCAGGGAGGCTTTCCTCCACTCACTGACCAGAATGTACGCCGACAGGAAGCTCCGCAAGAGGGATTTCCGTCGTCTCTGGATAACCAGGATCAACGCTGCGGCCAGAATCAACGGCATGAACTACAGCAATCTGATCAACGGCTTGAAGAGGTCCGGCGTGGAGGTCAATCGCAAAATGCTTGCGGACCTGGCCGTAAACGACATGCCCGCCTTCGAGGCCCTAGCCGTCAAGGCCAAAGAGGCCTTGAACCAGGCGTAG
- a CDS encoding TrkH family potassium uptake protein: MILIGALLLWGFNYLGDMPISPLDALFTSTSAVCVTGLAVVDTGRDLVFSSQAILLLLIQLGGLGVMTAATFTLFLLRRPIGIRQRLLFAGGMGLEGPSGAVRLVARIVKMTLVIECLAAVPLFFVFSETMSAMDSLWCSIFHSVSAFCNAGFSLFSDSLEGYATGWLLPAVVMFLIVLGGIGFIVLWELGEWFRGRKRLSIHTRLVLVVTVSLVFFGAAVLALTEWDGLLRGLSVPMKIWNALFASVTSRTAGFNTLPTVGLSSLGAFLIMILMMIGASPGSTGGGMKTTTFGLLVSSAFFNTRGNSNLVLWHRSVPQKLVLRAMMLAFLYVATVLFGILLLNLVEDMSFRSLAFEVVSAMGTVGLSMGVTADLSPAGKWILILLMFWGRVGILTFLFSLANIEESSKVSYAETSIPIG; encoded by the coding sequence TTGATTTTGATAGGAGCCCTTCTGCTATGGGGTTTCAACTATCTTGGAGATATGCCTATCTCTCCGTTGGACGCCCTTTTCACCTCCACTTCCGCTGTCTGCGTGACCGGTCTGGCCGTGGTAGATACCGGCAGGGACCTGGTCTTTTCGTCTCAGGCGATACTCCTTCTTCTGATTCAGCTGGGAGGACTGGGAGTCATGACCGCGGCGACCTTCACCCTTTTTTTACTGCGTCGTCCCATAGGGATAAGACAGAGGCTTCTCTTTGCCGGAGGCATGGGGCTTGAGGGGCCCTCCGGTGCGGTGAGGCTCGTAGCCCGTATAGTGAAGATGACCCTTGTGATAGAGTGCTTAGCCGCTGTTCCGCTTTTTTTCGTCTTCAGCGAGACTATGTCTGCCATGGATTCCCTGTGGTGTTCGATCTTCCACAGCGTCAGCGCCTTTTGCAACGCCGGTTTCTCCCTCTTTAGCGATAGCCTGGAGGGTTACGCCACGGGGTGGCTTCTCCCGGCGGTGGTGATGTTTCTCATAGTACTAGGCGGTATCGGCTTCATCGTTTTGTGGGAGCTAGGTGAGTGGTTCAGAGGTAGAAAAAGGCTTTCCATCCATACCAGGCTAGTGCTGGTGGTAACCGTATCGTTGGTTTTTTTCGGAGCGGCCGTTCTCGCCTTGACCGAATGGGATGGTCTGCTGAGAGGGCTTTCGGTTCCCATGAAGATATGGAACGCCCTTTTCGCCTCCGTTACCTCTCGTACCGCCGGGTTCAACACCTTGCCGACCGTCGGGCTGTCCTCTCTAGGGGCTTTTTTGATCATGATCCTGATGATGATAGGGGCTTCGCCTGGCTCTACAGGAGGGGGAATGAAGACAACTACCTTCGGGCTTCTGGTCTCCTCCGCTTTTTTCAACACGAGAGGCAACTCCAACCTGGTGCTTTGGCACAGAAGCGTTCCTCAAAAGCTCGTGCTGAGGGCGATGATGCTCGCTTTTCTCTACGTGGCCACGGTTTTATTTGGTATACTCCTTCTGAACTTGGTGGAGGATATGTCGTTCAGGAGCTTGGCCTTCGAGGTCGTCTCGGCAATGGGTACGGTGGGGCTTTCCATGGGGGTGACGGCGGATCTCTCTCCTGCGGGAAAGTGGATTCTCATACTTCTGATGTTCTGGGGTAGGGTGGGGATCCTCACCTTCCTGTTCAGCCTCGCGAATATCGAAGAGTCCAGCAAGGTCAGCTACGCCGAGACCTCTATACCTATAGGATAG
- a CDS encoding potassium channel family protein, producing the protein MARETKMYFVVGLGRFGLSLCERLVALGQRVVAVDMDPDKVAEVADTVDYAAELDASDEEALIKVGAKEADVAVVAIGENVEASILTTAILKGLGIDRLVSRAQTALHARVLARVGADRVIFPEKDMGVRLAEQFVNPWLSNFSQIPGNGYIVGELKPLPSMVGKSLVDLNFRSSYGASVLLLERDDAKMMPGPDSVIREGDKLMLVGDRERLADWIYKLEKIDSEGEV; encoded by the coding sequence ATGGCCCGGGAGACCAAGATGTATTTCGTCGTAGGGCTGGGGCGTTTCGGCCTCTCTCTTTGCGAGAGGTTGGTCGCTCTGGGACAGAGGGTAGTCGCGGTCGACATGGATCCTGACAAGGTGGCGGAGGTAGCCGATACGGTGGACTACGCCGCCGAGCTAGATGCCTCCGACGAGGAGGCTCTTATAAAGGTCGGGGCCAAGGAAGCCGATGTGGCCGTTGTCGCAATAGGGGAGAACGTGGAGGCCAGCATCCTCACCACCGCTATCCTCAAAGGTTTGGGAATAGATAGGCTCGTATCCAGAGCCCAGACCGCCCTTCACGCCAGGGTCCTGGCCAGAGTCGGGGCGGACAGGGTCATCTTTCCGGAAAAGGACATGGGAGTCCGTCTGGCCGAGCAGTTCGTCAACCCATGGCTGTCGAACTTCTCTCAGATACCTGGCAACGGCTACATAGTGGGAGAGCTGAAACCTCTTCCCAGTATGGTGGGAAAGAGTCTCGTTGACCTTAACTTTCGAAGTTCCTACGGAGCCTCAGTGTTACTGTTGGAGCGGGACGACGCCAAGATGATGCCAGGTCCGGATTCGGTTATAAGAGAGGGAGATAAACTGATGCTGGTCGGCGACAGGGAACGCCTGGCCGATTGGATATATAAATTGGAAAAGATAGATTCGGAAGGGGAGGTCTAG
- the pheS gene encoding phenylalanine--tRNA ligase subunit alpha, whose translation MDLKLDIEGVRSSFLSELEDAKSLDDLKDLRVRYLGKKGKVTALLKSLGTMSPEERPEAGKVINELKQVLDSDLAGRSKRAEDEALRKKELEEFVDVTQPARGRLSGGVHPVMQVMYDVSEILTGLGFSVALGPEVEDDFHNFEALNIPPHHPARDMQDTFYFDDGRLLRTHTSPVQVRSMLAYGAPLRVACPGKVYRRDSDPTHSPMFHQIEGLLVEEDVSIGDLKGCLEAMVSAIFSRPLKARYRASYFPFTEPSMEVDIECIACSGKDPSCRICKGTGWLEIGGMGMVHPEVLRAGGVDPERFNGFAWGMGLDRIAMLKYDLRDLRPLFEGDLSYLLSGRDE comes from the coding sequence ATGGATTTGAAACTGGATATAGAAGGGGTGAGAAGTTCCTTCCTTTCTGAGTTGGAGGATGCGAAGTCTCTGGACGATCTTAAAGACCTCCGGGTTCGCTATCTGGGCAAGAAGGGCAAGGTGACTGCCCTTTTGAAGTCTCTGGGGACGATGTCGCCGGAGGAACGTCCGGAGGCGGGTAAGGTCATAAACGAGCTAAAACAGGTCCTCGACTCGGACCTTGCCGGGAGGTCCAAAAGGGCGGAAGACGAGGCCCTGAGGAAAAAGGAGCTCGAGGAGTTCGTGGACGTTACCCAGCCCGCCAGAGGTCGCCTTTCCGGAGGAGTCCATCCGGTTATGCAGGTGATGTACGATGTCTCCGAGATACTCACCGGGCTTGGCTTTTCCGTGGCCCTTGGACCGGAGGTAGAGGACGACTTTCATAATTTCGAGGCCCTCAATATCCCCCCTCATCATCCCGCCAGGGATATGCAGGACACCTTTTATTTCGACGACGGCAGACTTCTCAGGACCCATACCTCTCCGGTACAGGTGAGGTCCATGTTGGCCTACGGGGCGCCTTTGAGGGTGGCCTGTCCCGGGAAGGTCTACAGGAGGGACAGCGACCCCACCCATTCCCCTATGTTCCATCAGATAGAGGGGCTTCTGGTGGAGGAGGACGTCTCCATAGGGGATCTCAAGGGCTGTCTGGAGGCCATGGTTTCGGCGATTTTCTCCAGGCCTCTCAAGGCTCGATACAGGGCGAGCTATTTCCCCTTCACCGAGCCGTCCATGGAGGTCGACATAGAGTGTATCGCCTGTTCCGGCAAGGATCCTTCCTGCCGGATCTGTAAGGGGACCGGATGGCTGGAGATAGGCGGTATGGGAATGGTCCATCCCGAGGTACTTCGGGCCGGAGGAGTCGATCCCGAGAGGTTCAACGGCTTCGCCTGGGGTATGGGGCTGGATCGAATAGCTATGTTGAAGTACGATCTCAGGGACCTTCGCCCTCTCTTCGAGGGAGATCTGTCCTATCTGCTCTCCGGGAGGGATGAATGA